The window GTACGCCCGGCGGTGGGCGGCCTACTTCGCGTCGCTGGACGAGGCGCTGGTGGGGAAGACCGCGCCGCGCGCGATCGACTGGCACGCCTTCGAGGAGGAGTGGGCGGGGCGGACCACCCGGCATCCGGACCGGCCGAGCGGAGACCCGTACCGCCTGGCCGCGGCCATCGCGGCGGCCCTGCCGACGGCCCCCGCCGGCTGACCCCGGACCCCGGCCTGCGACGACACTCCCCCGTGGCGGCGGCGCGGAGACCCGGGGCCGGGGCACACTGGCCGTGTGAAGGCAGACCCGAGCCGCTCCGGGCGGCCGCGGCGCGTGCCGGTCGCGCGGGGCGCGGTCAGCGGGCTCGCCGCCGCGTTCGCCGGGCTGGCCTCGGCGGAGCTGACCGCGGCGGCCGTCCGGCCCGAGGCCGCCCCGGTCACGGCCGTCGGCGCGGCGCTGGTCGACCTGACGCCGGTGGCCGTCAGGGAGTGGGCCATCCGGCTGTTCGGCACCAGCGACAAGCTGGTGCTGACCCTCGGCATCATCGTCGTCCTGGCCCTGGTCGCCGTCGGGACCGGGCTGCTCGCCGTACGCCGGCTTCCCGCCGGGATCGCGGTCACCGGCGGTTTCGGGGTGCTGGGGGCCGTCGCCGCGCTCAGCCGGCCCGAGGCCTCCTGGCGGGACGCGCTGCCGTCGCTGGTGGGCGCGGCGGCCGCGGCCGCGGTGCTCTGCCTGCTGGTCACGGCGGCTCGGCGGCCGCCGCCGGCCTGGGCCCCGGACCGCGGGGCCCGGGCGATGGACCGGCGCGGCTTCGGTCGGTTGGTCGCCGCCGTCGTGGTGGCGTCGGCCGGGGCGACATGGGCCGGACGGCGCCTGGGCGCCCACGGTTCGGCCGGAGCCACCGCCTCTCGGGCCCGCTTCGTCCTGCCCCGGCCCACCGTGCCCGCGCCGCCGGTGCCTGCCGGCGCGGACCTGCGGGTGCCCGGGGTCTCCCCCTTCCTCACCCCCAACGGGGACTTCTACCGGGTGGACACCGCCCTGGTCGTCCCCCGCGTGGACGCGGACACCTGGCGGCTGCGCATCCACGGGGAGGGCGTCGCGCGCCCCCTCACGCTCGACCTGCGGCAGCTGCTCGCACGCCCCCTGGTCGAGCACGACATCACCCTCACCTGCGTGTCCAACGAGGTCGGGGGGCCGTACGCGGGCAACGCGCGCTGGCTCGGCGTACGCCTCGGGGACCTGCTCCGCGAGGCGGGGGTGCGGCCGCCGTCCCAGGGCGGCCGGGCCGACCAGCTGGTGGCGCGGTCGGTGGACGGCATGACGCTGGGCACGCCCGTCGAGGCGGTGATGGACGGCCGGGCGGCGCTGCTGGCCGTCGGCATGAACGGCGAGCCGCTGCCCTTCGCGCACGGTTTCCCCGTCCGGATGGTCGTACCGGGCCTGTACGGGTACGTCTCCGCCTGCAAATGGCTGAGCGAGCTGCGGCTGACCACCTTCGCCGCGTACGACGCCTACTGGGTGCGGCGGTCCTGGGCCCAGCAGGCCCCGGTCAAGACGCAGTCGCGGATCGACACCCCGCGCCCGTACGCCGACCTGGCGCCGGGCCGGGTGGCGGTCGCCGGGGTGGCGTGGGCGCAGCACCGGGGCATCGAGCGGGTGGAGGTACGGGTGGACGGCGGCCCCTGGCAGCAGGCGCGGCTCGGCGCCTCGGACGGCGTCGACACCTGGCGGCAGTGGGTGTGGCCGTGGGAGGCGACGGCCGGGCGGCACACGCTGGAGGTCCGTGCGACGGACGGCACGGGCGCCGTCCAGACGGGGGTCGCCACCGGCACCGTGCCCGACGGGGCGACGGGGTGGCACGCGGTGGACGTGAGCGTCCGGGCTCCGGGCTGAACGGGCGCGGCGCCCCCCTTCGCCGTGGTGATCCCGGAGATCCGTCCCGGCGGGGTGTCACTCCTGGAGCGCCTCCGGAGCGCGGCGGGCGGCACCCGCCGATAGCCTGCGCGATGAGGCCTGCGAACGCGAGGTGGGGGAATTTCGCCTTCGACCCGCATGGAGGCACCGTGCGCAGTTCCAAGACCGTCACCCTCGTCTGCCTGGGCCTTCTCCTGGGCGTTCTGCCGGCGGCCGGCTGCACCGTGAGCCGGGCCGAGGGCGCTGCTCAGGAATGCCCGGCCGGCCAGGTGTCGCGCGGCGGCACGTGCATCGCGGCCGACACGGCGGAGTTCACCGCGCGGCAGGTGACCGAGGCGCTGAAGAAGTACAAGCTCACCGCGGCGATGGCCGAGGTGTGGGTCGACGGTGAACGGGTCTCGGCCGCCGCGGCGGGGGAAACGATGACCGGCTTCCCCGCGAAGACGGACATGCGGTTCCGCATCGGGTCGGTCGCCATCCCCTATATGACGACCGCGCTGCTCAAGCTGGTCGACGAGGGCAAGGTCACGCTCGACGACAAGCTCTCCCGCTGGCGCCCGGACCTTCCGCACGCGGACGAGATCACGCTGAAGATGCTGGCGTCCGCGTCCTCCGGGTACGCGGACTACGTCACGGACAAGGCCTTCATCGCCGCTCTCTACAAGAACCCCTTCCGGCACTGGACCGGGGAGGAGCGCGTGCAGATCGCGGTCTCCAAGCCCCTGGTGCGGCCCCCCGGTTCGGGCTTCGCCTACTCGCACGCCAACTGGGTCCTCCTGGGCGACATCATTTCCAGGGTGGAGCAGAGGCCCCTGGGGGAGGTGATGCGCGAGGACGTCCTCGAACCGATGGGCTTGACCCACACCGCCATCTCGTCCAGGGCCGAGATCCCCGCGCCGGTGCTGCACGGCTTCGACAACGAGCGGGGCGTCTTCGAGGACGCCACCTACTGGAATCCGTCGTGGACGGTGGCGGAGGGGGCGGTGATGACCGGAACGCTGGAGGACATGGCGAAGTCCTTCGCGGCGATCGGCGAGGGAAAGCTGCTGACGCCCGCGTCGCACCAGCTTCAGCTCACCCCCGTCGTCGAGATCAAGGGGACTGCCTGGTTCGCCCTGGGTCTGCCGGTGCAGAACACCTGGATCCTCCAGAACCCGTCCTTCGCCGGCTACGCGGGCACGGTCGCCTACCTGCCGTCCAAGAAGATCGCCATCGCGACGGTGGCGACCCAGGGGCTGGGCAGCACCGTCCAGAACGCGAGCTCGAACGTGCTGCAGGCGATCGCCGACCACGTGGCCCCGGAACGGCCCCTGAGCCTGGGCTGACGAGCCACCCGCCGCGGTCCGGCCCCGGCGGGTGGAGGTGTCCGGGACCTATCGGTGAACCGGGCGGGCCAGGCGGACCGGCAGCGACTCGACGCTGTTGCCGATGAAGCTGCGCTGGTGCGGGAGTTCGGCCTCGGGGGTCGCGAGGTCGAGGTCGGGGAAGCGGGTGAACAGCCGCTCCAGGGCGGTGGTGGCCTCCAGTCGGGCGAGCGGGGCGCCCACGCAGTAGTGCGCCCCGTGACCGAAGGAGAGGGTGCGGGCGGCCGTGGGGCGGGTGAGGTCGAAGCGGTCGGCGTCGGGGCCGTGGAAGGCCTCGTCCCGGCCGGCGGCGGTGTAGCCGGCGAGCACCGGCGTGCCCCGCGGGATGACGGTGCCGTCCACGGTCAGGTCGCGGGTGGGGTAGCGGAAGGGGAACCAGCTGATCGGGCCGTCCCAGCGCAGGGTCTCGTCCACCACGTCCGACCAGGTCGCCTCGCCCTCCAGGACGAGGGAGAGCTGATCGCGGTGGGTGCACAGGGCGCGGACCGCGTTGGTGATGAGGTTGAGGGTGGTCTCGTGGCCGGCGATGAGCATCAGGCGCATGGTGCCGATGAGTTCGGCTTCGCTGAGCCGGTCGCCGTCGTCCTCGCGGGCGGCGATCAGGGCGCTGGTGAGGTCGTCGCCCGGGGCCTCCCGGCGGGTGGCGGCGATCGTGCCCATGAGCGCGACGAGTTCGCGTACGGCGGCCATCGCCTCGGCCGGAGTGGTGTCGGTCGCGACGATCACCTGGTTGGAGAGGTGGTGCAGCCGGCCGCGGTGCTCGGGGTTCACGCCGAGCAGCTCGCAGATGACGCTCATCGGGAGCGGCAGCGCGACGTGCTCGCGCAGGTCGGCGACCCCGTCGGGGGCCTCGGCCGCGGCCCGGGCGAGGTCGTCGAGGAGCTCGGCGGTCAGCTCCTCGACGCGCGGCCGCAGCCGTTCGACCTGGCGGGCCGTGAAGGCCTTGCCGACCAGCGAGCGGAGCCGGCGGTGGTCGGCGTCGTCCGCGGTGTGCATGCCCTGGGCGTTGGCGAAGACCCGCAGCGGCCAGTCGCGGGGGATGCTGCCGTCGTGCAGACCAGGGAAGTGCCGTGCGTCCTTGGCCACTTCGGGGTGGGCCAGGAACTCCTTCAGCGCGTCGTGCCCCAGGACGACCGCTCCCGGCACCCCGCCGGGGAGCACGACCTGCGCGACCGGGCCGTGCGCGGCGTGCAGCCGGGCGTTGAGGGCGTGCGGGCAGCCTCCGGCGGGGTCGATCGCGTGCGGGGCGTCCGGAGCCTGCGGGACGGGTGAGATGGGGGACGACGACAAGCCGGCTCTCCTGACCTGGTGAACGGCAACTCGCTCAACAGTGCGGTCTCGGGGGCGGGTTGGACAAGCCCGCCCGCCCCGCCGCGTCCTCAGAACCAGGTGAGGGCCAGCGCGAAGGTGGCGCCGGCGGAGGCTCCGGTGGCGTCGGTCGCGGTGGCGGTGACCTGGACCGTGCCACTGCCCCAGGGCTTGCCGCTGATCCGCCCCGAGGCGCTGTCGAGGGTCAGACCCCAGGGCAGGCCGGTGACGGCGTACCGGACGGGCGGCTTCCCGCCGGTGGCGGTGAGCTGGATGGTGCAGGACTGGTTGAACTTGCACGTCTGCGGACCGGGGTTGGCGAGCTTCAGGCCGCCGGGAGTGGGGGTCGGGGTGGGAGTCGGGGTCGGGGTCGGAGTCGGCGTGGGCGTGGGAGTCGGCGTGGGTGTCGGGGTCGGAGTCGGGGTGGGAGTCGGCGTGGTGCCGCAGGCCGGGGTGGCCTCCGGCGGCAGCGGCACCCGCCAGATCTGTGTGTCGTTCTCCGACCCGACGAGCAGGTTCGCGCAGTCGGCGTACGTCACCGTCTCGCCCTGTGACTGGGCCGGGAGGGCGACGTCCGCGAGCTTGACGCCGGCGGTGTCGTACACGGACGCGGTGTTGGCCCCCAGGGGTCCGCCGCTGCGCAGGGTGTACGAGGCGCCCGACGGCGAGAACGCGCCGTCGGTGGCGAACACCGGGCCGGGCCGGACTGCCGTGAGGGTGTCGACCTGCCCGGTCACGGGCGGAAGGGGGGCCTGGTACAGCTGCCCGGCGGCTCCGATGAGTTTGCTCGCGACATAGAGCCGTCCGGTCACGGGGTCGGCGAGCAGGGACTCTGCGTCGTGCCGGCCGTCGGCGTAGGAGAAGCGGTACGTCACCGGCGTGACGGTGGCGTTGGCGAGCTGATCGGGCTCGGCGAAGCCGTGCACGGTGATCTCGGCGCGCCCGCTGAAGTTGTCCCCGATGTCGCCGACCAGGATCGCCGGGCCGCCCGAGGCGTCCTTGCCGAGGGCCAGGCCCTCCCAGTCGGTGTTGCCGACGCCGGAGACGGTGAAGGTGGCCACCAGCCGGCCGGTGGCGCCGTTGCAGTCGATCGCGAAGACCTGGCTGGTGTTGCCGCTGTCGTTGACGGCGTAGAAGACGCCGGGGTGCTTGCGGCTCATGGCGAGCCCGCTCAGCTCGGCCAGGCCGCCGGGCAGGGTGCACTTCTTCTCGGGCGCGAGGGCTTCGGCGGCCGCCACCGCGGCGGACGGGGCCGGGGAGGCGTTGGCGCTGGTCATCCAGGCGACCGCGGGCAGGATCGTGGCGAGGGCCGCTGTCGCGAGGGCGGCGACCCGTGCAGGTGTCAGGAGTCGGGACATGCCCACCATGTGAGGGGACATCAGATGATGGCGCCAGGCCCAGTCCTCTCCCGTTCGAGCATCGTTCAATGCCGCGGGGGCATGGCCGGTCAGCGCACCGGCTCTCTGACGGGCGCCTTGTGGCCGGCCTGCGCGATGAACGCGCGGGCCGCCCGGCTCAGCGGCCGCCGGGCGTGGGCGATCCCCACCGGGCGCAGCAGGGGCGGCGTGAAGGAGCGGATCTCGGCCCGGCTCCCGAACGCTCTCAACACCACGTCGCGGTACCAGATGAGGGAGCCGCGGCCGTCCGTCACGCCCGTCACCCAGGCGAGGCGTTCGTCGACCTCCAGGGTGGGGACGGGCCGCACGCCGAGGCAGCTGAACATGGCCTCCATCTCGGTGCGCCGGCCGGTTCCGGGGGTGGGCAGCACCATCGGGAGTCCGTCGAGCATGCGCAGCGGCATCGGGTGGGGCAGCGGGGAGCCGATCGGCGAGATCAGCACCACCTCGCGTTCCTGGATGTAGTGCGTCGACAGCTCCTTGTCGACGGGCAGGTCGACCAGGGCCAGCTCCGAGCGCCCCTGGCTCAGTTCCTCGACCAGGGCCTCCCGGCTGTCGTGCTGCTGGAGCCGCACGTCGACGGTCGGGTGCCGCTCGGTGAAGGCCGCGATCAGGTCGGCGGCCAGGTCGAGGGCGAGGGTGGGCGTCGTGACGAGGGTGAGGATGGCCCGGGCGTCCCGGCCGTGCGGGGTCCCGATGTCGTCGATCGCCTCCACCGCGTTGAGCACGGTACGGGCCAGCCGGACCACCCGGGCCCCCTCCGGCGTGAGGTCCACCCCCCTTCCCCGGCGGGCCAGGAGTTCGACGCCCAGATCGCGTTCCATGGCCTGGACGGCCCGGGACAGGGCGGACTGGGCGACGAAGACCGAGGCGGCGGCGCCGGTGATGGACCGGCAGTCGGCGACGGCTACGAGGTAGCGGAGCTGCGCGAGCGTGGGGGTCATGACCGGACGGTAACCGCGCGGGGCTGTACCTGTAAGGGCTCGTCGGGTGAACAACTGACCGGGTCCGGTGCGGCGTTCATGCCCGGCCGGCGGATAGGCATGCCGATGCGGCATGCCCGCGGGGACGCCGTACGCCGGCCCGCACTCCGGGGTCGGCCCGCCCGGGAGGGAAAGCCGCAGGCCACCAGCCGGGCCGAGGCGTCGCGTGGCTCCGCCCGGAGTGGCCCCCGGTCGCTCCGCGTGCAGCGATAACACGAAGCGCCTTACTCCGCATGGCTGTTGACAGTGCACGGCGGCCACCGCACGATGCAACGCGGCGTGAGGGTGTTTTGACCACTGTTCAAGCCCGCCGTACCTGTGGCGGATACCCCGGCCGAAGTGCGAGACGCCGCGCCCCCACCATCTTCGGCCGCTCATCACCTCCGTTTTCCGTTCTTCCGCCCTGCAACGCGCCATGTCACACAGCACTGGAAGAGGAGCGCCCGTGACCCCCCAGCCCCCACAGTCCGCCGCCACCCGTGACCTGGTCGTCGCCCTCAGCCCCTTCGAGGAGCCCCGTCCGGGGATCGTGACCGCTGCCGAGCGCGCCGGGGCGCTCGGACTGCTCGACCTCGGCCGGGACGAGCGCGCCGCGCGGCGCGCTCTCGCGGAGCTGGGCCGCCGGCTCGGCGGCACCGGCCGGGGCAGCGGCACGGGCACGGGTACCGGTTCCAGCCAAAGCACCGGCCAAGGTGTCGGCACCGGCCGGGGCGCCGTGTCCGGCAGGTACGGCGTGCGGGTGCCTCCCGGCTGCCCGCTCGGGCCTGCGGACCTGCCGGCCGAGGTGGACACGGTCCTGCTCGCCGACCCCGCCGCGCACACCGCGGAGCAGGTGGCCGCCTGGGCCGCCGCGCCCGGACGGCCCCGGGTGTGGGCCGAGGTCACCAGCGTGGCGGAAGCCGCCGGCGCCGTGGCCGCCGGCGCGGACTCGCTCGTCGCCAAGGGGCACGAGGCCGGCGGCCGGGTGGGCGGGGCCACCACCTTCGTCCTGCTCCAGCAGCTGCTCGGGGACCCCGCGATCCGCGTGCCCGTACGGGCCTGCGGCGGGATCGGGCCGCACACGGCGGCCGCGGCCGTCGCGGGCGGAGCCGCCGGGGTGCTGCTCGACGTACAACTGGCCCTGACCGTCGAGGGCGAGGTGGGACTGCCGCCGGAAGTGGCGGCCGCGCTGCGGGCGATGGACGGCTCGGAGACCCGGCTGGCCGAAGGGCACCGGGTGTTCGCGCGGCCCGACCTGACCCCGCCCGAGGGGGCGGCGCCCGCGCTGCTCGGCGCCCGGGACCTGCGCGCGCAGCTGCTGCCCGTCGGTCAGGACGGGGCCGCGGCGGCCCGGCTGGCCGCGCGGTACCGGACCACCGGCGGTGTGCTCCAGGCCGTACGGGCAGCCGTCACCGAGCACCTCGCGGGCGCCGTACGGGCCCGGCCCCTCGGGCGGCCGCTCCCCGTCGCGCAGGGGCCGATGACCCGGGTGAGCGACCAGGCGGCCTTCGCCGAGGCCGTGGCCCTTGCGGGCGGGGTCCCGTACCTCGCGCTCGCGGTGATGGAGGGCCCGGACGTACGCGCGCTGCTGGCCGAGACCGCCGAGCGGCTCGGGGACCTCCCCTGGGGCGCGGGGCTGCTCGGCTTCGCACCGGCCGAGCTGCGGCGGGAGCAACTGGCGGCCGTGACCGACGCCCGCCCCCCGTACGCGATCATCGCCGGCGGCACTCCGGCGCAGGCGGCCCCGCTGGAGGCGGCCGGGATCCACACCCACCTGCACGTGCCCTCGCCCGGCCTGCTGGAGCGGTATCTCGCCGAGGGGGCGCGGCGGTTCGTCTTCGAGGGGCTGGAGTGCGGCGGGCACGTCGGGCCGCGCGCCTCGTTCCCGCTGTGGGAGGAGCAGATCGACCGGCTGCTGTCCTGCCCCGAGCCGGAGGCCCTGGACCTGCTGTTCGCGGGCGGGATCCACGACGAGCGGTCCGCCGCGATGGCGGTGGCGGCCGCGGCCCCGCTGGCCGAGCGGGGCGCCCGGATCGGGGTGCTGATGGGCACCGCGTACCTGTTCACCGAGGAGGCCGTGGCGGCGGGCGCGGTCCTGCCGGGCTTCCAGCGGGCGGCGGTGGAGTGCGCGGACACCGTGCTGCTGCGCACCGCGCCCGGACATGCCACCCGGTGTGCGGCCACCCCGTACGCCGAGACCTTCGAGGCGACCCGGCGGCGGCTCGCGGAGAGCGGGGTCGCACCGCGCGAGATGTGGGAG of the Streptomyces sp. NBC_01294 genome contains:
- a CDS encoding serine hydrolase domain-containing protein, producing the protein MRSSKTVTLVCLGLLLGVLPAAGCTVSRAEGAAQECPAGQVSRGGTCIAADTAEFTARQVTEALKKYKLTAAMAEVWVDGERVSAAAAGETMTGFPAKTDMRFRIGSVAIPYMTTALLKLVDEGKVTLDDKLSRWRPDLPHADEITLKMLASASSGYADYVTDKAFIAALYKNPFRHWTGEERVQIAVSKPLVRPPGSGFAYSHANWVLLGDIISRVEQRPLGEVMREDVLEPMGLTHTAISSRAEIPAPVLHGFDNERGVFEDATYWNPSWTVAEGAVMTGTLEDMAKSFAAIGEGKLLTPASHQLQLTPVVEIKGTAWFALGLPVQNTWILQNPSFAGYAGTVAYLPSKKIAIATVATQGLGSTVQNASSNVLQAIADHVAPERPLSLG
- a CDS encoding LysR family transcriptional regulator — protein: MTPTLAQLRYLVAVADCRSITGAAASVFVAQSALSRAVQAMERDLGVELLARRGRGVDLTPEGARVVRLARTVLNAVEAIDDIGTPHGRDARAILTLVTTPTLALDLAADLIAAFTERHPTVDVRLQQHDSREALVEELSQGRSELALVDLPVDKELSTHYIQEREVVLISPIGSPLPHPMPLRMLDGLPMVLPTPGTGRRTEMEAMFSCLGVRPVPTLEVDERLAWVTGVTDGRGSLIWYRDVVLRAFGSRAEIRSFTPPLLRPVGIAHARRPLSRAARAFIAQAGHKAPVREPVR
- a CDS encoding putative Ig domain-containing protein; its protein translation is MSRLLTPARVAALATAALATILPAVAWMTSANASPAPSAAVAAAEALAPEKKCTLPGGLAELSGLAMSRKHPGVFYAVNDSGNTSQVFAIDCNGATGRLVATFTVSGVGNTDWEGLALGKDASGGPAILVGDIGDNFSGRAEITVHGFAEPDQLANATVTPVTYRFSYADGRHDAESLLADPVTGRLYVASKLIGAAGQLYQAPLPPVTGQVDTLTAVRPGPVFATDGAFSPSGASYTLRSGGPLGANTASVYDTAGVKLADVALPAQSQGETVTYADCANLLVGSENDTQIWRVPLPPEATPACGTTPTPTPTPTPTPTPTPTPTPTPTPTPTPTPTPTPGGLKLANPGPQTCKFNQSCTIQLTATGGKPPVRYAVTGLPWGLTLDSASGRISGKPWGSGTVQVTATATDATGASAGATFALALTWF
- a CDS encoding molybdopterin-dependent oxidoreductase, with translation MPVARGAVSGLAAAFAGLASAELTAAAVRPEAAPVTAVGAALVDLTPVAVREWAIRLFGTSDKLVLTLGIIVVLALVAVGTGLLAVRRLPAGIAVTGGFGVLGAVAALSRPEASWRDALPSLVGAAAAAAVLCLLVTAARRPPPAWAPDRGARAMDRRGFGRLVAAVVVASAGATWAGRRLGAHGSAGATASRARFVLPRPTVPAPPVPAGADLRVPGVSPFLTPNGDFYRVDTALVVPRVDADTWRLRIHGEGVARPLTLDLRQLLARPLVEHDITLTCVSNEVGGPYAGNARWLGVRLGDLLREAGVRPPSQGGRADQLVARSVDGMTLGTPVEAVMDGRAALLAVGMNGEPLPFAHGFPVRMVVPGLYGYVSACKWLSELRLTTFAAYDAYWVRRSWAQQAPVKTQSRIDTPRPYADLAPGRVAVAGVAWAQHRGIERVEVRVDGGPWQQARLGASDGVDTWRQWVWPWEATAGRHTLEVRATDGTGAVQTGVATGTVPDGATGWHAVDVSVRAPG
- a CDS encoding cytochrome P450 family protein, translated to MSSSPISPVPQAPDAPHAIDPAGGCPHALNARLHAAHGPVAQVVLPGGVPGAVVLGHDALKEFLAHPEVAKDARHFPGLHDGSIPRDWPLRVFANAQGMHTADDADHRRLRSLVGKAFTARQVERLRPRVEELTAELLDDLARAAAEAPDGVADLREHVALPLPMSVICELLGVNPEHRGRLHHLSNQVIVATDTTPAEAMAAVRELVALMGTIAATRREAPGDDLTSALIAAREDDGDRLSEAELIGTMRLMLIAGHETTLNLITNAVRALCTHRDQLSLVLEGEATWSDVVDETLRWDGPISWFPFRYPTRDLTVDGTVIPRGTPVLAGYTAAGRDEAFHGPDADRFDLTRPTAARTLSFGHGAHYCVGAPLARLEATTALERLFTRFPDLDLATPEAELPHQRSFIGNSVESLPVRLARPVHR